A genome region from Sardina pilchardus chromosome 22, fSarPil1.1, whole genome shotgun sequence includes the following:
- the phkg2 gene encoding phosphorylase b kinase gamma catalytic chain, liver/testis isoform, with protein MTRDIVIGDELPDWAGAKEFYQKYDPKEVIGRGVSSVVRRCIRKQTGQELAVKIIEITAEKMTEQQLDEVKNSTLKEIHVLNIIKGHPSIITLIDSYESATFIFLVFDLMRRGELFDYLTEKVTLSEKETRSMMRALLEAVQYLHSLNIIHRDLKPENILLDNQGHIKLSDFGFSVQLQPSEQLRELCGTPGYLAPEILKCSMDETHPGYGKEVDLWACGVILFTLLAGSPPFWHRKQMLMLRMIMEGRYQFTSPEWDDRSDTVKDLISRLLVVDPIQRLTAGQALAHPFFRLYQRDVRLFSPRKTFRVLILTVLAAIRVRFRYVRSRPVTRDILARDPYSLRGVRKLIDGCAFRIYGHWVKKGEQQNRAALFQNTAKIVLIGLEDFET; from the exons ATGACTCGTGATATCGTGATTGGAGACGAGCTGCCTGACTGGGCAGGAGCAAAGGAGTTTTACCAGAAGTATGATCCCAAGGAAGTGATTGGCAG GGGTGTCAGCAGTGTGGTGCGCCGGTGCATCCGCAAGCAGACGGGGCAGGAGCTGgctgtgaaaatcattgagatCACTGCTGAGAAGATGACTGAACAGCAACTGGATGAAGTGAAAAACTCTACTCTGAAGGAGATCCACGTTCTCAACATTATCAAAGGACACCCTTCCATCA TTACGCTGATTGATTCCTATGAGTCAGCGACCTTCATATTTCTAGTATTTGACCT tatgagaagaggagagctgTTCGACTATCTGACTGAAAAAGTGACCCTTAGTGAGAAAGAAACCAG GAGCATGATGCGTGCTCTGCTGGAGGCCGTGCAGTATCTCCATTCCCTCAACATCATCCACCGAGACTTGAAACCGGAGAACATCCTCCTGGACAACCAAGGGCACATCAAACTCTCCGACTTTGGCTTCTCAGTGCAGCTACAGCCCTCTGAGCAGCTCAGAG AGCTCTGTGGGACCCCTGGTTACCTGGCCCCCGAAATCCTGAAATGTTCCATGGATGAGACCCACCCTGGATACGGGAAGGAGGTTGACCT CTGGGCCTGTGGGGTGATCCTCTTCACACTGCTGGCAGGGTCTCCGCCCTTCTGGCACCGCAAGCAGATGCTGATGCTGCGGATGATCATGGAGGGCCGCTATCAGTTCACGTCGCCTGAGTGGGACGACCGCTCAGATACCGTCAAGGATCTG aTCTCCAGGTTGCTGGTTGTGGACCCCATACAGCGGCTGACCGCAGGGCAGGCTTTGGCTCACCCATTCTTTCGCCTGTACCAGAGGGATGTGCGGCTCTTCAGCCCGAGGAAAACGTTTAGG GTTCTGATCTTGACCGTACTGGCCGCCATCCGCGTCCGCTTCCGCTACGTGCGCAGCAGGCCGGTGACGCGCGACATCCTGGCCAGGGACCCGTACTCGCTGCGGGGCGTGCGCAAGCTCATCGACGGCTGCGCCTTCCGCATCTACGGCCACTGGGTGAAGAAGGGCGAGCAGCAGAACCGCGCCGCCCTCTTCCAGAACACCGCCAAGATCGTCCTGATCGGGCTCGAGGATTTTGAAACTTGA
- the cfap119 gene encoding coiled-coil domain-containing protein 189, giving the protein MDLKKAIMEPRPLKARILMWADATFKDTEDINQATSTEDLERVLSSVFRIDSTDPKQRVLLELYMNAVLFSRRKKFNREQTSTLLSIFKRVHEANTDTPLNNAEQCFNYCSELLLCHSVRRPPFSIGLYNLNQMTDILKYFTNTYMRHYTLYKYIFTPQMFLDLTITYSGMSGDIDPEILSSSETQEGENGTTGENIDRNESATDDKKTTDISNTQPADNEQKNTELALDKTGAAKKVALQSLVQQEVKREMQLLSGHLEQRLKESTAQLNTILSSMETSAPPKK; this is encoded by the exons ATGGATTTGAAGAAGGCAATCATG GAGCCTCGTCCCCTGAAGGCCAGAATCTTAATGTG GGCGGATGCAACTTTCAAAGACACGGAAGACATCAACCAGGCCACTTCCACAGAAGATCTGGAAAG GGTTTTGAGTTCAGTGTTTCGAATCGACTCAACTGATCCAAAGCAAAGAGTCCTGCTGGAGCTTTATATGAATGCAGTATTGTTCAGCAGAAGAAAGAAGTTCAACAGGGAACAGACTTCTACTCTGCTGTCCATATTCAAAAGAGTACATGAAGCCAATACTG ACACACCTCTCAATAATGCAGAACAGTGTTTCAACTACTGCAGCGAACTCTTGCTATGTCATTCTGTGCGG AGACCTCCTTTCAGCATCGGTCTCTACAACCTGAATCAGATGACAGATATCTTGAAGTACTTCACAAACACCTATATGAGACATTATACATTATATAAGTATATCTTCACCCCTCAG ATGTTTTTGGACCTTACTATAACCTATTCTGGAATGTCAGGAGACATAGATCCTGAAATTCTAAGCTCTTCAG aGACTCAGGAGGGGGAGAATGGCACCACTGGTGAGAATATTGACAGAAATGAAAGTGCCACAGATGACAAGAAAACAACTGACATAAGCAACACACAGCCTGCTGATaatgaacaaaaaaacacagaactGGCCCTGGACAAAACAG GTGCTGCTAAAAAGGTGGCGCTTCAGAGCCTGGTCCAGCAAGAGGTGAAGAGGGAGATGCAGCTTCTCAGTGGTCACCTGGAGCAGCGTCTGAAGGAGAGCACCGCCCAGCTCAACACCATCCTCAGCTCCATGGAGACGAGCGCCCCGCCCAAAAAGTGA